The following nucleotide sequence is from uncultured Campylobacter sp..
CCTCGCCCTGCTTAGGCAGATACTCGCTCGCGCCCAGCCCGCGCGCGATATTTTGCACCGCTTCGTTACCCGCGATCTTGTTTTGCGCGAAGGAATTCAGCCCGTTATACGCCGTCGCGAAGCTGTTTTTGCTCATCATATCGCTTACGATCGGCCTAAAAACCGCCCGCAGCTTCGCGCCCGACTTGCTCTGCAAATACTCGCTAAGCGCCGTGTCGCCGCCGCCGATGAGCTTTTTAACGTCGGCATCGCTCATCGATTTCAGATCTTGCAAAAATATCTTGCTCGCGCCGCTCACCGCCTTGGTAGCGGCATCGTTCATACTCACGACGAGCTCGCGCTCCCATTTATCGCCGCCCACCTTTCTCGCAAGCTTCGCAGCCGCCTTTAGCGAAGGAGGAAGTTCGATTTTAGCGGTCTTACTGTGGATGT
It contains:
- a CDS encoding DUF4197 domain-containing protein; the protein is MKKFMILLVAAALSLAHADVTDILKQGADALGATRSGNYKDLLASATNRAASELAKGYIHSKTAKIELPPSLKAAAKLARKVGGDKWERELVVSMNDAATKAVSGASKIFLQDLKSMSDADVKKLIGGGDTALSEYLQSKSGAKLRAVFRPIVSDMMSKNSFATAYNGLNSFAQNKIAGNEAVQNIARGLGASEYLPKQGEDLNDYITQKTLDGLFAVMREKESALRGSAVGKGAGILGKVLQ